A stretch of the Sorangium aterium genome encodes the following:
- the mltG gene encoding endolytic transglycosylase MltG — protein sequence MGVRPRASRPGNRRTGGDGAQGSPPRDPSSTRKTTPARRARGAGQRSPASRRPAQPRAGRGRALLLGLAGVVAAACAALLALVFGFGRARAPDRGRVVEINWPDGLDAGEAAALLAAEGLVESERAMALYLGATGGTEAFVPGPHLLFEGATPRELRQLLTRAEGRPTAKLTIPEGFSRFDIAARLEKLRIAGRKTFLAATADGALLDALGIERGGAVGAESAEGYLFPATYELALDSDARDVARRLVAESDRRWSALAAQGKDGLAALQATLGWGRREVLTLASIIEKEAVVEEERPLIASVFLNRLLDPSFRSRKLQSDATALYGCVAWPEEAPSCAEWSGKPTPAVVRDPKNRYSTYAHPGLPPGPIANPGAPSIAAVLAPAATKYLYFVAAGGGRHRFSESLDDHNDAVQKRRDATAP from the coding sequence GTGGGCGTTCGACCTAGGGCGAGTCGGCCGGGAAACCGCCGGACGGGTGGCGACGGCGCGCAAGGCTCGCCGCCGCGCGACCCGTCGTCCACGCGGAAGACAACCCCCGCGCGGCGCGCGCGGGGCGCGGGGCAGCGCTCGCCGGCGTCGCGGCGCCCCGCCCAGCCCCGGGCCGGGCGCGGGCGCGCGCTGCTCCTCGGGCTCGCGGGCGTGGTCGCGGCGGCGTGCGCCGCGCTCCTCGCGCTGGTGTTCGGCTTCGGGCGCGCGAGGGCGCCGGACCGGGGGCGCGTCGTGGAGATCAACTGGCCGGACGGGCTCGACGCGGGCGAGGCGGCCGCGCTCCTCGCGGCCGAGGGGCTCGTCGAGAGCGAGCGCGCCATGGCGCTCTACCTCGGCGCGACGGGCGGCACCGAGGCGTTCGTGCCGGGCCCTCACCTGCTCTTCGAGGGCGCGACGCCGCGGGAGCTCCGGCAGCTGCTCACGCGTGCGGAGGGGCGCCCCACGGCGAAGCTCACGATCCCCGAGGGATTTAGCCGCTTCGACATCGCCGCCCGGCTGGAGAAGCTGCGCATCGCCGGCCGGAAGACGTTCCTCGCGGCCACCGCCGACGGCGCGCTCCTCGACGCGCTCGGCATCGAGCGCGGCGGCGCCGTGGGCGCGGAGAGCGCGGAGGGGTACCTCTTCCCGGCGACGTACGAGCTCGCGCTGGACTCCGACGCGCGCGACGTGGCGCGGCGCCTCGTCGCCGAGTCCGACCGGCGGTGGAGCGCGCTCGCGGCGCAGGGCAAGGACGGGCTGGCGGCGCTCCAGGCGACGCTCGGCTGGGGTCGCCGCGAGGTGCTCACGCTGGCCTCCATCATCGAGAAGGAGGCCGTCGTCGAGGAGGAGCGGCCGCTCATCGCGAGCGTGTTCCTGAACCGGCTCCTCGATCCGAGCTTCCGCTCTCGCAAGCTGCAGTCCGACGCGACGGCGCTCTACGGCTGCGTCGCCTGGCCCGAGGAGGCGCCGTCGTGCGCAGAGTGGAGCGGCAAGCCCACGCCCGCCGTGGTGCGGGATCCGAAGAACCGCTACAGCACCTACGCGCACCCGGGGCTGCCGCCCGGGCCGATCGCCAACCCTGGTGCGCCGTCGATCGCGGCCGTGCTGGCGCCCGCGGCGACGAAGTACCTCTATTTCGTGGCCGCGGGCGGCGGTCGCCATCGGTTCAGCGAGAGCCTGGACGACCACAACGACGCCGTGCAGAAGCGCAGGGACGCGACGGCGCCCTAG
- a CDS encoding quinone oxidoreductase family protein, whose product MGQAVRFHETGGPEVLRCEEAIAGGPGPGQARVRHVAVGLNFADTYFRTGIYPVPLPSGIGVEASGVVEAVGEGVTNVAPGDRVTYTGFLDTLGAYCTERIVLAAPLIRLPEGISHETAAAMTMRGLTAAYLMRRIWPLKAGDSILLHAAAGGVGLIVSQWAKLLGLTVIGAVSTEAKGEIARAHGADHILIYGRGDVARRVRDLTGGAGVSVAYDGVGKDTFAGSLGSLKRRGLLVCLGAASGPVPPLDVALLGAKGSVFVTRPALADYIADPEEKRALAGELFDHVAAGRIRVEINQRYRLEDAAQAHRDLESRKTTGSSIFVV is encoded by the coding sequence ATGGGACAGGCAGTCCGATTCCACGAGACCGGCGGGCCGGAGGTCCTGCGCTGCGAGGAGGCCATCGCCGGCGGCCCGGGCCCCGGCCAGGCGCGGGTCCGGCACGTCGCGGTGGGGCTCAACTTCGCCGATACCTACTTTCGCACCGGGATCTATCCCGTGCCGCTCCCCAGCGGCATCGGGGTCGAGGCCTCCGGCGTGGTGGAGGCGGTCGGCGAGGGCGTCACGAACGTCGCGCCGGGCGACCGGGTGACATACACCGGCTTCCTGGACACGCTCGGGGCGTACTGCACCGAGCGGATCGTCCTCGCCGCACCGCTGATCCGGCTGCCAGAGGGCATCAGCCACGAGACGGCCGCTGCGATGACCATGCGGGGCCTCACGGCGGCGTACCTGATGCGCCGCATCTGGCCTTTGAAGGCCGGCGACAGCATCCTGCTGCACGCGGCGGCGGGCGGCGTGGGCCTGATCGTGTCGCAGTGGGCGAAGCTCCTCGGGCTCACGGTGATCGGCGCGGTGTCGACCGAGGCCAAGGGGGAGATCGCCCGCGCCCACGGCGCCGATCACATCCTCATTTATGGCCGCGGCGACGTGGCCAGGCGCGTGCGCGATCTGACGGGCGGGGCCGGCGTGTCGGTCGCCTACGACGGCGTCGGCAAGGACACGTTCGCCGGCTCGCTCGGCTCGCTGAAGCGGCGCGGCCTGCTCGTGTGCCTGGGCGCGGCCTCGGGCCCGGTGCCGCCGCTCGACGTGGCGCTGCTGGGGGCCAAAGGATCGGTGTTCGTCACGCGCCCGGCGCTCGCCGACTACATCGCCGATCCCGAGGAGAAGAGAGCGCTCGCGGGCGAGCTGTTCGACCACGTCGCCGCGGGGCGGATCCGGGTCGAGATCAACCAGCGCTACAGGCTGGAGGACGCGGCGCAGGCGCACCGGGACCTCGAGTCGCGCAAGACCACGGGCTCGTCGATCTTCGTCGTGTAG
- a CDS encoding TauD/TfdA dioxygenase family protein gives MTSTATAGSGAARAVRRGSIEVEPLTCTIGAELRDVSLADAARDDALFAEIKALLLKHRVLFLRDQDITRADHVAFARRFGELEDHPVAGSDPDHPGLVRIYKDLNSPPEHYENSYHCDATWREAPPMGCVLRCVETPDVGGDTIWVNMVEAYSRLPEHIKRQIAGLRARHSMEATFGAALPMTERHALKARYPDAEHPVVRTHPETGEKVLFVSSFTTHFVNFHTPDNVRVGQDFAPGASHLLSYLLSQAAIPEVQVRFRWRKNSVALWDNRCTQHYAVQDYWPAVRKMERAGIVGDRPY, from the coding sequence ATGACAAGCACAGCGACAGCCGGCTCGGGCGCCGCGCGCGCGGTGAGGCGCGGATCCATCGAGGTCGAGCCGCTCACCTGCACCATCGGCGCCGAGCTCCGCGACGTGAGCCTGGCCGACGCCGCGCGCGACGACGCGCTCTTCGCCGAGATCAAGGCGCTGCTGTTGAAGCACCGGGTCCTCTTCCTGCGCGACCAGGACATCACCCGCGCCGACCACGTCGCGTTCGCGAGGCGCTTCGGCGAGCTCGAGGACCACCCCGTCGCCGGCAGCGATCCCGATCATCCGGGGCTGGTTCGCATCTACAAGGACCTGAACAGCCCGCCGGAGCACTACGAGAACTCCTATCATTGCGACGCTACATGGCGCGAAGCGCCGCCGATGGGCTGCGTCCTGCGCTGCGTGGAGACGCCGGACGTCGGCGGCGACACCATCTGGGTCAACATGGTCGAGGCGTACAGCCGCCTGCCCGAGCACATCAAGCGGCAGATCGCCGGGCTGCGCGCCAGGCACAGCATGGAGGCCACCTTCGGCGCCGCCCTGCCGATGACGGAGCGCCACGCGCTCAAGGCGAGGTACCCCGACGCGGAGCACCCGGTGGTGCGCACCCACCCGGAGACCGGCGAAAAAGTCCTGTTCGTCAGCAGCTTCACGACGCACTTCGTCAACTTCCACACGCCGGACAACGTCCGCGTCGGCCAGGACTTCGCGCCCGGGGCGAGCCACCTGCTGAGCTACCTGCTCAGCCAGGCGGCGATCCCCGAGGTCCAGGTCCGCTTCCGCTGGAGGAAGAACAGCGTCGCGCTCTGGGACAACCGCTGCACCCAGCACTACGCGGTCCAGGATTACTGGCCTGCGGTGCGCAAGATGGAGCGCGCCGGGATCGTCGGCGACCGGCCCTACTGA
- a CDS encoding cation:proton antiporter — MSAAALPEVEPAAPAGPVTPAGPAAPADPAAPAEQHGVPAARHHGSAPKGPLNHLTHAVALVILFGLLYATTRAVPHEHGPAGAVASIGFLLLAGTLASELVEPLRLPHISGYILAGIIAGPHVLGLVDHHAVEEISRVNALALALIALAGGAELRIDVVKKSLKSILLHNVVQTALVFVAMTGVFYAARSLVPFAAELSTTAAFGVAVLWGVIAVTRSPSAVLGILSQTRATGPVAMHTLAFVMTSDIIVIVVTAVALSTVRPLLEPGTTMSMHEMELLGREILGSISIGTTLGLALAAYMRLIGRQLILVFVALGFGATEVLRYLRFDALLVFVVAGFVVANLSKQGEKLVHAVEDAASVVFVLFFATAGAHLDLPLLRQMWPVALLFGASRALVTWVANRIGNRLADDPPLLRKWSWCGLISQAGLTLGISLTIERAFPSLGAGFRALVVGCVALNEVFGPILFKYALDRAGETAVEASRGSLPNLGRHG, encoded by the coding sequence GTGAGCGCCGCAGCACTCCCTGAGGTCGAGCCGGCCGCGCCCGCCGGCCCGGTCACGCCCGCCGGCCCGGCTGCGCCGGCCGATCCGGCTGCGCCCGCCGAGCAGCACGGCGTGCCCGCCGCGCGCCACCACGGGTCGGCCCCCAAGGGGCCGCTGAACCACCTCACGCACGCGGTCGCGCTCGTGATCCTGTTCGGGCTGCTCTACGCCACGACGCGCGCTGTCCCTCACGAACACGGGCCTGCAGGGGCCGTCGCTTCGATCGGCTTTCTCCTGCTCGCGGGCACGCTCGCGAGCGAGCTCGTCGAGCCGCTCCGCCTGCCGCACATCTCGGGCTACATCCTCGCGGGCATCATCGCCGGCCCGCACGTCCTGGGGCTCGTCGACCACCACGCGGTGGAGGAGATCTCGCGGGTCAACGCGCTGGCGCTGGCGCTCATCGCGCTCGCGGGCGGCGCCGAGCTTCGGATCGACGTCGTCAAGAAGAGCCTGAAGAGCATCCTCTTGCACAACGTCGTCCAGACGGCGCTCGTCTTCGTGGCGATGACGGGCGTCTTCTACGCGGCGCGCTCGCTGGTGCCGTTCGCGGCCGAGCTCTCGACCACGGCGGCGTTCGGCGTGGCCGTCCTGTGGGGCGTCATCGCGGTGACCCGCAGCCCCTCGGCCGTGCTCGGGATCCTCTCCCAGACGCGCGCGACCGGCCCCGTCGCGATGCACACGCTCGCGTTCGTGATGACGTCGGACATCATCGTCATCGTCGTGACGGCGGTCGCGCTCTCCACGGTGCGGCCGCTCCTCGAGCCGGGCACGACGATGTCGATGCACGAGATGGAGCTGCTCGGCCGCGAGATCCTGGGGAGCATCTCGATCGGCACGACGCTCGGCCTCGCGCTCGCGGCCTACATGCGGCTGATCGGCCGCCAGCTCATCCTGGTGTTCGTGGCGCTCGGCTTCGGCGCGACGGAGGTGCTGCGGTACCTCCGCTTCGACGCGCTGCTCGTCTTCGTGGTGGCCGGCTTCGTCGTGGCGAACCTGTCGAAGCAGGGCGAGAAGCTGGTGCACGCGGTCGAGGACGCGGCGAGCGTGGTGTTCGTGCTGTTCTTCGCGACGGCCGGCGCGCACCTCGACCTGCCGCTCTTGCGGCAGATGTGGCCCGTCGCGCTGCTCTTCGGCGCGTCGCGCGCCCTGGTGACGTGGGTCGCGAACCGCATCGGCAACCGGCTGGCGGACGATCCGCCGCTCTTGAGGAAGTGGTCGTGGTGCGGGCTGATCTCGCAGGCCGGGCTGACGCTCGGGATCAGCCTGACCATCGAGCGCGCGTTCCCGAGCCTCGGCGCCGGCTTCCGCGCGCTCGTCGTCGGGTGCGTGGCGCTGAACGAGGTGTTCGGCCCGATCCTCTTCAAGTACGCGCTCGACCGCGCCGGCGAGACGGCGGTCGAGGCCTCGCGCGGGTCGCTGCCGAACCTCGGGCGCCACGGGTGA
- a CDS encoding cation:proton antiporter has protein sequence MNAVWLLMGLLVLSYLGSSLVSGRVLRGIGLPSGAEYVVLGFVLGPSALGLLEPSSLAAFEPVAGVALGWLALVVGLDFGFVGSRRVRPSRMALCVLMSLLTGGAVAAAVWFAAAYGVPSLERGDRALLAAGVGAVSAETTRHAVLWVTQRYSASGKLSDLIADIADCDDLGPLLMMGGAFALVPQATAQWPIPFWGWTVVTALIGVVLGLIAVVLLGSDFRLIQSWGVLLGTSLLTMGTSARVGLSPLFAAFAMGVTIAAISRHRDEIVAMVAPTERPVILPALLLAGAHVNMKAAPFLPWIVAIALGARLVGKLATGLVFRVVSPDARETSPWLGLGLLSSGAVAMSVGLAFALRFPGPVGHTVLFAAAAAAVFGELVGPQALRATLRKAGELAAPERESLFFGRGLGRAGRDAAPGEGGERGAPPSPAAQRGGGMRNEEVSP, from the coding sequence GTGAACGCCGTCTGGCTCCTGATGGGGCTCCTCGTGCTGTCGTACCTCGGCAGCTCGCTCGTCAGCGGCCGCGTGCTCCGGGGCATCGGCCTCCCCTCCGGCGCCGAGTACGTCGTGCTCGGCTTCGTGCTGGGACCCTCGGCGCTCGGGCTGCTCGAGCCCTCGTCGCTCGCCGCGTTCGAGCCCGTGGCGGGCGTCGCGCTCGGCTGGCTCGCGCTCGTCGTCGGCCTCGACTTCGGCTTCGTCGGCAGCCGCCGCGTGCGGCCGTCCCGCATGGCGCTCTGCGTGCTCATGAGCCTCCTGACCGGCGGCGCGGTGGCCGCCGCGGTCTGGTTCGCGGCGGCGTACGGCGTTCCCTCGCTCGAGCGCGGCGACCGCGCGCTGCTCGCGGCGGGCGTGGGCGCCGTCTCCGCCGAGACGACGCGGCACGCGGTGCTGTGGGTCACGCAGCGCTACAGCGCGAGCGGCAAGCTCTCGGATCTCATCGCCGACATCGCCGACTGCGACGATCTCGGCCCGCTGCTCATGATGGGCGGCGCGTTCGCGCTCGTCCCGCAGGCGACGGCCCAGTGGCCGATCCCGTTCTGGGGGTGGACGGTCGTGACGGCGCTCATCGGCGTGGTGCTCGGGCTCATCGCGGTGGTGCTCCTCGGGAGCGATTTCCGCCTGATCCAGAGCTGGGGCGTGCTGCTCGGCACCTCGCTGTTGACGATGGGCACGAGCGCCCGGGTCGGCCTGTCGCCGCTCTTCGCGGCGTTCGCGATGGGCGTGACGATCGCCGCCATCTCGCGGCACCGCGACGAGATCGTCGCCATGGTCGCGCCGACCGAGCGGCCGGTCATCCTGCCGGCGCTCCTGCTCGCGGGCGCGCACGTGAACATGAAGGCGGCTCCGTTCCTGCCCTGGATCGTGGCGATCGCGCTCGGGGCGAGGCTCGTGGGCAAGCTCGCGACCGGGCTCGTCTTCCGCGTCGTGTCGCCCGACGCGCGCGAGACGTCGCCGTGGCTCGGCCTCGGGCTGCTCTCGTCCGGCGCGGTGGCGATGAGCGTCGGGCTCGCCTTCGCGCTGCGCTTCCCGGGCCCGGTCGGGCACACCGTCCTCTTCGCCGCGGCGGCCGCGGCCGTGTTCGGCGAGCTCGTCGGGCCGCAGGCGCTGCGCGCCACGCTCCGCAAGGCCGGCGAGCTCGCCGCGCCCGAGCGGGAGTCGCTCTTCTTCGGCCGCGGCCTGGGCCGCGCCGGGCGCGACGCCGCGCCGGGCGAGGGAGGCGAGAGGGGCGCCCCGCCGTCGCCCGCGGCGCAGCGTGGGGGAGGGATGAGGAATGAAGAGGTGTCACCGTGA